From the Glycine max cultivar Williams 82 chromosome 11, Glycine_max_v4.0, whole genome shotgun sequence genome, the window AATCCTTTCCCAACTTCCCCCACCGCTTTTAACACCTTGCAGGGGTCAACTACATCCTCGCGCTTCCGCTTCtttaaagaagaaaggaaaagacaGTGATCAGAAGATCCATTTGCCAAGATTTGTAAAttaagaatttataatatactttGCAAAAAAACCCACTAATATAAACGCCAATTCTATACCTTGGAAGGATATGACTCTCCCCATGTTAGGCCGATAACATCACCTCCCAGATAATCATGCCATACTTGGAATGTGGTTGAGAATTCTTGCTGCAAATGATAGTATCTAATGAGCAAAGAGGATATTGTGCAAAGGGAAAACAACATTATATTCAACATCAAATCATTCTCACTGTACATGCCTTTAAATCTCTGATAAAGCACTTTGATGGATCAAAATCTACCAGCAACTTATTTTTAAGTTCCTCTGGCCTGCCCTTCAAATCTTTAGGCAACAAAAAGGGTTGGAAACACTTGCTGGCGTGTCCTTCTGCAACATGTGTTCCTGCCAACAATGCAAATGAGAATATCATTTGATTAATTAAGCACAACTCATTAAAGGGaagtaaataaagtaaaatattaaaatatcaaactATCAATAATTAGTGTTCTTTAACATTAGTTGAATTAATTTCTTAGTCAAATGAAGTTTGAACCAATGTcatcctgcatttgtctgttTCATAATAGGTCTAGAACATTTTATATGATGGCATCGCACTTGACCACACACAGAAAAATCTGTTATGACTATGAAATAATGTAACTGGTTTGCTACAAATATAACTACCAACTAATTATATACCCCTTACCCTTGAATCATTTAAGGGAGGTTTAATTAAGTAAACTACCAGCTACTAATTGTACCATGATTAACTTCTGATGGGAAGAGAAGCCTTTGGGGATACGGTAGTTTGTCCTTGTGGAGAATAACTACTGCATCATAATTGTTTAAAGGAGTTCTAAAAAGACACTGCCAGcaagaatagaaaaattcaTTATGTCTCTCAAAAGACATCTCTTCTAAAATTAAAGGTTGAAATGAGTAAATAACTGAAAAATGTGCTCCACTCACCTCCCACCTATATGGACCAATCTCTTCCTGAAATGTGAGTTTTGCCAACAAATTGGCACTGCTTCGGGCATATGCAACTAACCTTTTAAGTTCCtggtaaaaattataaatattgatgaATAATCACAACAAAATTAACATGTCATTATAAATTAGCAAACACTTGAAGCATATGCAACAGAATCGTTGGAGGAAACAGTGCTAAAATGCAGACATGAAGGTTAAAACATCACCAGATCAGAAAACTTATGTATGAAAAACTTAAGGGTAATACTAACTGTGGAAATTTCCTATATATTATCAGCACAGTCAACTTTCACTAAACCCCAACTACTTAGGACATTCTTgcaggaaatttatttttatttaacccaagctatattatattattgtaaaaaacaTTCCTTGAATTATGTGACAACAAACTGGAGGTGTAAGGAATGCAATGAAGAAACATTAGGTCTCAGGCATTACGAATCTAAGAAGACTAAAAATTAATACGAATTTAAAGGGAAACTAACCATTCCACTAGGTGATAATCCAGTCCAAGCCTCAGATTCTTTATCATAAACTGTAGCTAAGAACATTGCTGGTCCTACACTTTGTCCATTTTCTCCCTGACCTTTTCTTTTTAGCAAAAAGTTGTcctgaaaatcaaaacaaaatataattgcaAAGACGTCCAACACCAACATCATCAAGTTTTTATCTAATCATGTACTCAGACACACAACTtacatttatttctttctcatcACTTGGACTCAAGTCATGATTTATGTCAACAACCAGCGGAGAGAAAGTCCAATCATAGTGTGAGAGTAACCGCAGGAATCTGTCAATGAAATCAATAAGCATAAgatgatattataatatttaaatgcaGCAATCTGATATTTAAATGCTGAGTCTGAAGAGAATTTGATAGAAGCCAGAGAAATATGAGAAGGGGTAGAAAGGGGCTCAATGTAGAGGATCATGACTAGGCTAGAAATGTGAGAGAATGCCGCATATCTTAATACAGGTCTGATTTAagcaataatattgtattttacaGTGAATTGACAGTATGTTATGCAATTTTGAAGCAATCACTGCTTAAGTAGTCATTTCATCTTGTCAAAATTACGATTGCTTGATTAGATGAGTAACAATGATTAGGAAACTCACCTCAAAAACCCAGTGATCCGTGAGCAGGGAACATCATAAGGCAAAGGATTAAGAAAAAGATATGCAACCAATAGCTCAACAGCCTCCTCTAACAGGCAAGCTGAAAATAGATGTGAAGCAGCCCATCGTTTTGCAAGTCTAGACATATAAAAGGTCTACATGAGTTACAAATTACAAATGGAATATAGCTGAGTGCAGAAATCTTCAAATATTTACCTAACTACTGGTCCAAATATTGGATAACGACTTTGTAATCCATTGATCATGTTAGCATGCTGACTATGGATAAAAAGTTTCTTGTCAGCAGAAGGAATCCGCTTAGCTTGATCACTCCCAACTGCATGTTAAAATGGTTTGATAAGTGAAATTAAGAAGCTAAATCTCCAATTAAATCATCATAATCTTATATGAAATGGAAGTACATACTTTCCTTGTTGAGCAAACTAAGGCCCCTCTCATGCAAAATTTTTAGACGAAATAAATATCCAGACATTAACACGTCCACATTATCCTCAGTGGCAGTACATGTCATCCCCCACATCTTTTGAAGACTGCCATGATAACATTATGATATCACattaaatattgaaaaagaATAAGATCCTGAAATGAATAAAGAATCTATATCCCTACCTTACTCCAATTTGGATAAGGAAACtacattttgttttttcaattgcGATTTCATCCATTGGCCAGTTCCCAGAACCTTCCAGCTGTAAAGGGCAGAGAAGTTAGCTCTTCATAAATTGTCTGTAAAAACTTCAGGACACTGAGCATCACTGGTGCATGAAGCCATACCTGAATCATAACTTCCAGTGGTTGAATGCATGACGGAACTAACTTATTCAGTCTGAgagattcatttttttcatttgctaGAAGATGAGGTTCAGGAGGGAAGACTGATGTAAACCTGAAAGCTGTAAATGACAATAAGCACAGAACATTGATAGAGCTCAAGCTTAAATAAGATTCAACATGTACAACTTAAACACCCTTATacttaattagttattttttttcttttttgcaaaaaaactgagttattaataaacaataaaaacacACTAGTCAGCATTGACATGGATCACTTGAAAAATGGTACAAGGAAATCTATAAGGAGTctatatttgaataaataaaatatttgtccaAGAAGGTAAAATACCAGAGTCTAAAGGCTGTACACTAGACACCTTCAAAGGGAGGTCTTCAATAAGACGCAAACGCTTTGATAAAACATCAAATGCCCCAAGCAAACTTCCAGAGTATGATATAGGATCTGTAGATTAATCATTTCAAAAGCACCACAGCAGTTAATAAGATAAGCATATAGCATACGAGaccaaaaaaaggaagaattCACAAAGTTTGTTACCTCCAGCTCCGTGAAGCAAAGagaaatcaagttgatccacaaCAACTACAATATTTTCCTTGGATAGAGAAAGATGCCGACTAAGTACATGatcaattattctttttaaaacaaGATGCCTTGCCCATTGTTCACTTTCCCacactacaattttttttagggaaaatatCATCACCATTTTAGTAGTCATCAAGATACTTTATCTCAGCCAATAAATAAGACAAGACAGAGATAGACaaactagataaaaaaaatgaattgtaaCAATATATGCCTTACCCGTGCTTTCTGCAATTCTACCATCTTTAAATCTTCTAAGATCTGCTTTTTCTCCCCAAAACTTTCGAAATTCAAGAGCCTGCTTCAAATCATCAGTGAAAATCATGGGTCACAGCAAcccaaatttgaaaacaaaatgaaaaagtggGTATGGGCAGAAGAATATACCTCTTCTTTACTTTCAGCATTTGGGCCAATATCAACCATCCTAAATGCTTTCTCCAAAGAACTCACTGAAAATCCTACGAACAAGGGCACTTTATCAAGTACCGACAAGCCCTGAAGTTGTGAACTCAGTTAGAAACAGAACAGAAGACCCAAAGCATGAAGCACATTTTAAATGAGATACTGAAATTCATGCTTGAAATCATACATCATCCACACTCCACTGGCAATGTGTATTTCTCCATGTAACTTGAATGAATTGTGCTCTATCATTCAACCCTTTAGATAAAATACCATGTATTTTATCCTCATATGATCTCCAGCACTCATCGTCCAAACAAAATCCAGATGCAAATacctccttctttcctttcaaatttattctataagAACAAAACATCAGATAACATAAACTTACAGCTTTTATAACAGGAAGCAAGTCATCATGAAAATTATTCAAGGACAGAATAGCCCATCATAAAATAAAGTATCTGGATAGACAAGTATCTATCATCCAGaagaaaagtaaaagcagaagagaaaaataatgtaCATATGACAGTATAAACAACAGAGTAAAGCACACTGAAAATTTCAAGACGTAGTAGGGAAGAAAGTAACACTATGCAAGAGGCAAAGCTCTCAAACATTGCCAATGACAAACAAACATTAAACGAATCATTACCTCATACAATAGTCATATTTAACAGCATAGTCAATCTTGGTCATAAAAACTTCCTCAAATCCACAATCTCTACACTTTTCCATGCACCTAAGTGTCAAAGTAGCCTCATTTTGAAGCTGAATATAGAAGAGCcaaaaataagtatataatCAAAATGAGTACtgcaatattaataatattaaaaaaagcacGATGTGCTGGCCATGAGTACCCGAGTAAAACCAATCCTAGACATTCGAAAGGCCAAATTGAATCCTCCAGATGGATGACATATGACAACTGGAAATGACTCTTTAAGTTGCATCCTTTGCTGCAAATGGGAATAGTGAACACACCATAttgcaagagaaaaaaataaacagcaAACAATGTAATGAACATAACATATTgtgtgatttatttaaaaatttgcaCCAATCTAGTGTGGGTTAAGTTCAGCTTATTTTGAAACAATAgctttttttagagttttttgaAAGTGCTTTAAAAAAagcaattattatttcaaacaaCCACCAaatcaacaaaacaaaagaacaaagaataaatgaaacatgaatgcaaatgatacacaaaatagaattacaaaactaaaaaataattaaacaaaaaaagagtagAGATCAGGACCTCTTTTGTAATATTGCTCTGGCCTTCCTTTGGAAAGTAGAGACCTCGGCTCCACAGCTCTGAGGTGGCTGCAAAACCAATAGCATTAATAAATACCTATTTATTATTGGAATACATGTTAAATCCCCATTCCCAGTCTATGCTAATTTTTACATCAGTGGCCAACTGCCTACAAGTTCActaagaaattgaaaatggaagcaaagttttttttccttttgatgcAAAATAAAAGGTTTTTATTACAGAACTTGTTAACCAAATACACTACAGAAGAGACAATGATAATGCATTGAgaatacaagaaaataaaagtcaaaCACAGTAGTTTTCCATAGcatttttgttaaaagaaaaatattttaaactcttATAAGAGAGCTAAAAAATGTTTCCTGcagcattttataaaaaaaatggattcgTATCACACGCACAACATATTACACAACAATTAATGCTGGCTAAGTATATATGTGTTGACAGCCATAATTCGCCAACATGAGCAGCTTTACTCTCACAACAGACCAAGCTTAGTACACTAACATGACAGAAGAGCTGAACAAAATGAACTGTACTGCAATGGAAAGTCTATACACATACCAATAAAGTTCAACGTGATGCGAATTATTTCAGTTGCTTTCATTGAATTGCTAATATGTTGCTTAGAAGCAAGATATGCCAAAATGACAGAAATCAAAAACCCATTCAGGCAATCGTGAACATATATTGAACTTCTTTGTCGAGCCCAAACCTAAATCAATGAAGACAATCAATGGTTTCAGTGTTCCATTGTACGATTATTATCATTCATTGAATCTCACACATAAATACCCCCgaaaaaatcatatatcaaaCCTTAAGCAGGATTAAAGCCTCTTTTAGTTCCTTCCATCCAAGATAATAGTTGTTGATAAACTCTGCATCCTCTATAAACATGTCTTCCAAAATACTAGAATTGTACTTTGGTGTAGCCTGAAGAGAAGTCCCTTCATAATATCAACAATCAATCATCAGTACTCTGTATCAAAAGAAGCAACAGCCTTGGAGAAACAGAATAAAGGTATTGTAAACACACACCATTACTCAAATTATGAATGTTGTTGCGTTTCAGGTTCAACTTTGCAGTGCTAAATATAGCCTTAGCTGATGGAataattcttacaaaaaaaccAGGAACTTCAACAAGCTTAGCAGCTGCAATTATTTTCGTTGTTAGCATCACCAACATTATTTCAAAAGGCATTAGAATTAAATTTCGAAGCTAACACAGAGTGCAAACCTGGATACACAACGAGCAGGGGTTTTCTGGCCTCATTCTGCAGAGTGGACCATTCAACCCTATCAATAGATGGAGACTTCTCCAAATACTTCTTCACCAAGCAGAGATAGAGACACCTCTTGGCATGATATCTGTAATTCAAATAATCCTTCTCATGGAAGCATTCCTAACAAAACGCGAAAACAGGtaactaaaaaaagttaaacgaTCGAAGCGCAAGTCTCacattgataaattaaattaaacattaaaaaatatatataagtttggttatcgttcttcttctttttttccgaTGATAGTACCTTAGGTAACCTGATAATAAGATCGACATTAACTTCAGGCTTCGCGAGACTCTGTATGGAGCAACTTCCACCAATCTTAACAAACGCGGGCTTCTTAAACTTGAACTCGACCTTATCTGCGCCAATGTCCGTAACAAAGCGCGATGCTAAATCAGCAGTTACCTGCGAATTCACGCGCATTGAGAAGGATCAGTGTTGAATGCACCGAAAAGCAAAGCATAGGGAAAACGGATAGAAGAGTGACCTTGAAATCGTTGGGGATTTTGTCGATGGAGGTTTTAATGGCGGAAACGGTGTCGTCGACGAGCTTGGAGAACTGATGTGAGTGGTCTACGGTGACCTCCTTCAATAGCTCGGTCAACTTTAGCTCTGTTGAGTCCTTGGCAATAGCGTCGGAGTCCAtggttgtgacttgtgagtgtGGTGGAGACGCGGCAGAATGAATAACGGCTTGtttgggtttagggtttatgggaGAACGATGGCGGTTGACGTGTTAAATAGTACTAAGTGACTGTGCAAATCTTTTGAATAtggattagtttattttataatcaaagtttttatttttgtctatttttgagaaaaataaattttttaaataataatatttattaatcgTAGATTGTTTAAataatctttatttaaaaacagcaaatatttatttaaaaagtcatagtttactgataaaaaaattcaatcatagTTTAGtagattggattttttttatcactgagGTAtgtaaatctatatatatatatattttatactattttataaCTTGATCAAATTACATTGACgtaatttaactaattattatataatttgatataaaatatatttttatcaatttaaaaattaaataatttatattttaatatattttttaaaattatataacattaatttgaatatgtatgaatgaagtaataaataattttttagtactataaaattttgtatatgaaatttttaattcaataacggatttaaaaaatattattaattaaaaattattaaatgatataataattgaataagaTTAGATTGATCTAATTTGATCTCTTAATATATACTCCAAATCTATATAGTAAATATAGATTGATCCTGTGGTTTATAATATCTTTAACAAATATGATGATTTTAGCATATTTTATGATTGTCTAATTAACTATAATCAATCAATtagattatttgattattttatttttttaactatttataaaaaattattaacaaaatcatattttctacAGTGTTTTTACCTAATAAAGACTATATTTACTTTTCTCTACTTAtagtatacaattttttatgacatgcatatatatatatatatatatatatatatatatatatatatatatatatatatatatatatatatattaacgatTCATTAGAATCATACAAGTTGATGTTGTTTTTACAAGCTCAGAGAAAGAGAATTAACAATTAGAATGTAATAAAATTGGTTaggttaaaattataaataattatcattttatcatatatgttttattttccattttatattatcaataaatatattctgatattttcttaacaattagttcttttttttttttgcaaaacttTAACATCTATGAGAAAATAGAATGTGAAATGGGTTAAcattaattgattacaacattatttatttgataaatttttttgaagatttaatgattatattaaattttaatttttaaatattttaatatcaaccacctattatttttaatcaaaatttaataattattattaattattttcacattCTTACGTAAAAAAGTGTtatcacaaaaatattatatatatatatatatatatatatatatatatattattttctattatttggtggcagaaaatagataaaggatgggaaaaaaattattaatcattataagaaaattaattaatggagACTTAGTTACATTTGAAGGTCATTATCACTCATTCccaataatgtattttatagggatcaaatttgtatttttttcataaattcaaattatttaccAACTGATCTACATTCATTAGATACTTTAGGTTTGaagtttgaaatatatatatatatatagagagagagagagagagagataaattTTAGGTGGAGGGGATGGTGTCCAATAGTGAAAGTTTTTGTGCTCGGGTAACATTTATAAGTAAGTGTACTTATACTGCAAGATAGAGATGAATGAGAATTCAAAACATGCAACCTGCAATCTCCGGAACTCAATCTTGCTCCACTCAACCAAACCCCTTTTAATAAAGAGGGAAAAAGTTGAATTGtctaacaaaatagaagaaaaaaaagttatataatatgttttttctcttcataaaataaaagactCACGTAAGGGGTATATTAAGTGAAAGAAATAACTCAGTAGATTAAATAGGATATCTGagttatacatattttttatttatataaataaaaaaatgaaagagagaatATTGGAGAGTTTGCtaaatttttctattgttgGACAGAAGGTTTAAATTCatttatcatactttttttAGGAGTATTGCTTTTTATATCTCCTCACTTACTATTCAAAACCCCCAAAAGTATTTACCTTTTGAAAAATCCAAACTTTTTCCACCTTCACCCtccctctcttcttctctttgcaccctctttttttttctctagccTTCAGCTCCTGCCTTCCTCCCCTCCGCCGATCACTATCTTTTCCCCTCCCCCCCTCCTTGCACCATCCCCTCCCTACAATATCCCcctttctctcatttttctctttagaGTCATTTTAGACCATCttgatatttcattttttcaccttttccatatttttattgaaactaATTTTCGTGACCTAAAAGGCTAAAATCTACATTATGGAAAATAGTTTGTGTAATATTGTCAATTTCAGCTAAAAGGGTATTttgtaaatcataaaaaaacataaaaagttagGTCGTGCAAAGAGTAAAAAAGTTTATGTAAGTAGCCTTTCCTTAAGATAAGAGACTTTAAGCCCAACCCATTAGTATCAACATAGGAGGGAAAGGAGAGAACACAAACAATGTGAGATCGTGTGGCCTTCACAAAGGAAAatttacattataatttttttggtggttgtttttaaaaaatttaaaactcacGACGAAAAATCATCCCAAATAAGACCTTAGTGCATCACCCTTTGTCTGTCCTAAAGTCcaacaaatgaaggaaaaactTATTTCATGCAAAGACATGCTAATTTAGATGGATTATTGAAAATACAAACATAATAACTTTATCATGTAAAGCAAATTCaagtaattagaattttttcaaTGCATACAtcgaagcaaaaaaaaaagggagagtgATGAGTGATTTTCTTACAGTAAAAACCTTACTCATCTAtgtatgaagaagaaaagaaaatccatGGCAATGAACCATTCAAGTCAAGTTgattggtaaaataaaataagatcatTGTGTCAACAACCAAATATTTGAAACTACTCTAGTAAGGAAATAAATTACGGGAAATCAAGTTGGTCAAATAGTTCAACTCGAGCaccatgatcacttctgatgTTTGGCCACCCAACCATGGTAGTAATACTACTATGAGGTTAAGTGTTCCTCCGTACCATTCAAAAGTCTATCGCgtgtttgatttttcattttcacaactttaaacatttatttatgcATTCCAAAGCCAGAAACGAAAAGGTAATTATATTGTTGGATTGGAAAAAACTTGAGTTACGTTGaacccaacattttttttttcaaacacgcCCCTAGTCattgttaaaaagaaaagaagttaaaaaagGCATCAATGGTATGATATCAAgcattaaaagtttaatttccaaaataaatcaataataatatgaGGTACTTGTTAGATAAAGAGCcaattaaatgaaatggataaccAGGGAGAAATTTAAACATGTTGCAATTGAGTTTCATGAAGCATGCAACAATCAACCAAATAAGATTCTCATGAAAGAGGAAGATTTTTATgatgtaaattaaaatacattcttATCTTTCGTTTCTGATAATATTTTACACAATACAAACATACTCTTGACATTATCAACGGACATGAATCCTAAAAAAGCATGATTTCCTATGACGGAAAAAAATCGTACACTAAATGCCCCTTAAAAGATATCATTTCAACCCAAAACTTTAATACTAGCACATTTAATTTCCAACTCTTAACTAATTCATtattcaaatacaaaataattataacaaattttcaaattaaattaataacacGTTGGAAAATCATCATTTTGAGAAATTGGTTATCAGTAAGATAAAATCATCATGTTAAAAAGATCAATAGATTGGTAAATACTCTGGGTTGAGTAtttccataaataaaaaaaatatgattaaattttccGGAAGATGAAagtaagaaattattaaattaatcctGCACCAACAATGCAGCAGCTGCTTATTTATTTCATGCTTTTAATCGTTTGATACCTTCATAAGCTAgtgttttatataataaaattcctTCACTCCAGCTAGGTAGAGTTAATAGTAATCTGACACACTAACAAGGTGATTTTAATAGTAAAACACTCATCCTGGTTGGCCAACAAATTGTTAACAACCAATAAGCCTTTTAAAAAAAGCCAATATAGAATTGATAAGTATATATCCCGTATATATTACGGATATATTTATgcaaaaatctataaaaaaaaattaattgtggaaaaatattataattttaaaaaaatatagaaaggatttttttaacttagaaatctaaaaaaatccacataattgtattttaatttaacgaATTTAGAAAGAGTTTAAT encodes:
- the LOC100776157 gene encoding nucleolar protein 6 produces the protein MDSDAIAKDSTELKLTELLKEVTVDHSHQFSKLVDDTVSAIKTSIDKIPNDFKVTADLASRFVTDIGADKVEFKFKKPAFVKIGGSCSIQSLAKPEVNVDLIIRLPKECFHEKDYLNYRYHAKRCLYLCLVKKYLEKSPSIDRVEWSTLQNEARKPLLVVYPAAKLVEVPGFFVRIIPSAKAIFSTAKLNLKRNNIHNLSNGTSLQATPKYNSSILEDMFIEDAEFINNYYLGWKELKEALILLKVWARQRSSIYVHDCLNGFLISVILAYLASKQHISNSMKATEIIRITLNFIATSELWSRGLYFPKEGQSNITKEQRMQLKESFPVVICHPSGGFNLAFRMSRIGFTRLQNEATLTLRCMEKCRDCGFEEVFMTKIDYAVKYDYCMRINLKGKKEVFASGFCLDDECWRSYEDKIHGILSKGLNDRAQFIQVTWRNTHCQWSVDDGLSVLDKVPLFVGFSVSSLEKAFRMVDIGPNAESKEEALEFRKFWGEKADLRRFKDGRIAESTVWESEQWARHLVLKRIIDHVLSRHLSLSKENIVVVVDQLDFSLLHGAGDPISYSGSLLGAFDVLSKRLRLIEDLPLKVSSVQPLDSAFRFTSVFPPEPHLLANEKNESLRLNKLVPSCIQPLEVMIQLEGSGNWPMDEIAIEKTKCSFLIQIGVSLQKMWGMTCTATEDNVDVLMSGYLFRLKILHERGLSLLNKEIGSDQAKRIPSADKKLFIHSQHANMINGLQSRYPIFGPVVRLAKRWAASHLFSACLLEEAVELLVAYLFLNPLPYDVPCSRITGFLRFLRLLSHYDWTFSPLVVDINHDLSPSDEKEINDNFLLKRKGQGENGQSVGPAMFLATVYDKESEAWTGLSPSGMELKRLVAYARSSANLLAKLTFQEEIGPYRWECLFRTPLNNYDAVVILHKDKLPYPQRLLFPSEVNHGTHVAEGHASKCFQPFLLPKDLKGRPEELKNKLLVDFDPSKCFIRDLKQEFSTTFQVWHDYLGGDVIGLTWGESYPSKKRKREDVVDPCKVLKAVGEVGKGFVRSIYFLKPPKLMN